GCAGACGGCTCTGCTGCACAAGTAATCTCGGGGCGCCGGCGCGCGGAGGCGGAACGTCCCTGCGCGCCGAGGGGCCGCTCTCACCGGGGCTGAAGCCTCTTGCCGATGGAGGTGAAGAACGTCTCCGCGTACCAGCGCATCTCCGCCTCGATCTCCGGCTTGCCGGCCAGCTCGCACTGGTCGACGAGGCCGCTGACACGCTCGAACATGTCAGCGATGAAGGCGTCCGGCCGCTCCTGCGCCCCGGCGAGCTGGGCGACGATGTCGCGCAGGATGTAGTGCTGCACCATTGTGTGGGCCTGCGTGGTGCCAACCGCCTTGACCATCGAGGCGAGCCACTCGGCCAGCTCCGTATCCGAAGCCATGCGCAATCGTCCTTCCTGAAATCGGGCCGTGTGGCGCAAACCGTGCCGCTTCGGCGCGATGCCCGCCGCAAGCGGACGGAGCCGCCCGGTCGCAGCGAGGCATCGGTGGGCGAGATTAACCCTGATGCGGCTTCAGCGGAACCATCCGCCAAGCGAGGGCGTTGCCGCTCCACCAGAAAACAGTACCGGAGCAGCAAGATGCCGCGCAGCGTCCTCTATGGCCTGATCGCCCTTCTCGTCGTGGTCGGCGGGGTGTTCGCCTATCAGGCCTATGAGCGCGACCGGAACACCATGCAGATCGAGATCGGCCCCAACGGTGTGAAGGTGGACCCGCCCGGGCGCTGAGGGCTGGCGGGGAGATGGATGGTCGGAGCAGCAGGATTTGAACCTGCGACCCTCTGCTCCCAAAGCAGATGCGCTACCAGGCTGCGCTATGCTCCGACATTCCGCCGAACGGCTTCGTTGCTACATTTTCGGGACGGTCGGCGCAAGGGGAGGTGCCCTCCTTGCGAGAACGAATGGTGGACGAATGCGGTGTTCCGTGACGCAAAGTCCCGAAACACTCCCGAAAGCGCGCGGTCTTTGAAATGCCGAAGATGCAGCCCCGTCGCTCCTGCGGCAGCAAGCGAACGACAGCATCGGCTCTGGTGCAAAGCGAATATCGGGTGGAGGTAGAAGTGGCTCCCTGAGCAGGACTCGAACCTGCGACCATTCGATTAACAGTCGAACGCTCTACCAACTGAGCTATCAGGGACCGTGGGTCTCGCGACCGAGGCCGGCGATATAGCAACCACATCGCCGCTTGTGAAGCCGTAAGACGCGCTTTTCCGGGGGAAGTTGCCGCACCGACGCGCAAAGTGGCGCCGGCGCAGGATTTTCAGGCCCTCAACAAATCGCCGTCTGGCCCCAGGTCCACCGCGCCGCCCGCGCTGGAGGAGGCATCAGCCTCGTGCGCGAACTGGGCGAAATAGAATCCATAATAGCGGCCGCGCCGGGCGATCAGCTCGTCGTGGGTCCCGCTCTCCACCACCCGGCCGCCTTCGACCACGCAGATCCGGTCGGCGCGCACCACTGTCTGGAGGCGATGGGCGATGACGATGGTGGTGCGCTCATGGGCGAGTTCCGCGAGTGCCTTCTGCACCTCCGCCTCCGATTCCGAATCGAGCGCGGCGGTGGCCTCGTCCAGCAGCAGGATGGGAGCATTCTTCAGGAAGGCGCGGGCGATGGCGATGCGCTGGCGCTGGCCGCCGGAGAGCTGCGCGCCGTGCTCGCCCACGGCGGTGTCATAGCCGCGCTCGAAGCCCATGATGAAGGGATGCGCGTGGGCCGCCTTGGCCGCCGCGACGATCTCCTCTTCCGAGGCACCCGGCCGGCCGAAGCCAATGTTTTCGCGGATGGTACCCGAGAACAGGTAGACATCCTGGCTCACCAGGGCCACCGAGGCGCGCACGGAGGTCCGCGACACGGTGCGAGTGTCCACGTCGTCGATCAGCACGGCGCCGGACTGCGGATCGTAGAAGCGCTCGATGAGATTGATGATGGTGGTCTTGCCGCCGCCGGACTGGCCGACCAGCGCGGTCGTGCGCCCCGGCTCCGCCAGCAGGTCAAGGCCGCGCAGCACGTTCTCGCCGGGGCGATAGGCGAACACCACGTCCTTGAACTCCACCCGCCCACGGGGGCGGGGGAGGGCGGTCACGCCCGGGGCGTCGGAATCGGGGGCGGGCGCGTCGAGCAGGTCGAACAGCATGCGCGCGCCCATCACATGGCTCACCAGCTCCACATGGAGGCGCGACAGGCGCTTGGCCGGCTCGTAGGCTAGCAGCAAAGCGGTGAGCACCGAGAAGAACTGGCCCGGAGAGCGGCCGAGCTCGATGACGTTGTAGCCCGCGTAGAGGATGACGCCGCCGATGGCGAGGCCGCCCAGCGTCTCCATCAGGGGGCTGGATTTCGCCTGGGTGCGCACAAGGCGGTTTGCGTTGATCTCCACGTCGTCGATGAACTTGTGGGTGCGATCCCGCATCACGGGTTCCAGCGTGTAGGCCTTCACCGTGCGGATGCCCTGGAACACCTCCATGACGATGGACGACAGCTTCACGCCGGAGGTGAAGCCGGTGGTGAAGATGGTCTTGGCCTTCTTGATGAGCTTGCGCGTGCCGAGCACGGCCGCCGGCATCACCACGAGGGCGATGACCGCCAGGAAGGGATCCTGAACGAAGGCCACCGCGGCCAGCATGATCAGCGAGAGGAAATCGCGGCCGATGCTGGTGACGATGAGGTCCAGCGCGCCGCGTGCGCCGGCGGCGCCGGCAGTGAAGCGGGTGGTGATCTCCGCCGTGTGGCGGTGGCCGAAATAGGCGGCATCCTGCAGCAGCAGCCGGTCGAAGGCGCGCTTCTGGTTGTCCGCCACCACCCGGTTGCCGATGCGGGCCATGGTGATGCTCTGCCCGTAGGCCGAGGCGCCCTTGATGATGGACAGCGCCATGACGATGCCCGACACCGCCCACACCGCCGCCGGGGTGGGGTGGACGAAGATGGCGTTCACCGCGTCGTTCATCAGATAGGCGAGGCCTGCCGTGCAGGCGGCCATCGCGCCCATGAAGACGAAGGCCAGCACATAGCCTTTCCAGTGCTTGCGACCGTCGGACAGGAGAAGGCGCCGCAGGACGGCATTCGTCTCGTCCGACGAGGGCGGAGGCCCGAGGCGCTGCTGGGCGGCTTTCGCGTTCATGTACATCTCCGGCGGCGTCCGGGGGCGGGACCGCTTCGGTGGCTCCATGAACTGCCAGCGGGAGGCTAAGTCAACTTGCCGGGCGCCAGCCATGCCGCAGCGCAGCGCCGCAGCTCGGGCGGGTGCTGGAGCGTGTGCGCTTCTATGGAGAGAGATATCGGGGAGCTGGAGGCCACGGAGGGAATCGAACCCCCGTACACGGATTTGCAGTCCGCTGCGTCACCACTCCGCCACGTGGCCTCACGAGCGCGTGTTCTTAAGGCGTCCGCCCAGACCGCGCAAGCGCCGGTTGGGATTGTCCCCCGTCTTGGTGGTTCGCCGGCATCAGCGCAGGGTGTGGCGCAGCAGGCGGCGCGACAGACTGGGCAGCCGGCCGGCGAGAGTCGCGTTGATCAGTGGCCCCAGCAGCTTCATCCGCGTCTGAACGCTGCTCTTCATATAGGGCGCCACGGTCTTCAGATCCGCCCACGCGCGCTCGACGCGGGACCAGTCGCCGGCCCTTGAGGCTTCGACGAATTCGTTGCGCAGGATCTTCGCGAAGCGGGGGGCGATCACATCGCGCCGCCAGTACAGCCCGAGGCGGGGTTCGTCCGGATGCGCCTCGATGAGCTTGGCGAAATAGATCATCCGCGATTTCGCCATGCGGGCGCTGAACGAGGTCGATTGGGGGTAGATGCGCCACATGGTGACGGCCGTGTCGAGAAAGCGGCTCCTCACCCCCATGGAATAAAACCGGACGAACAGGTCGTCATCCTCATAGCCCGACAGGCGCTCGTCGAAGAGGCCGGCGTCCAGCATGGCCTGCCGTTCCACCAGCGAGGCGCCGGGCAGGATGAACATGTCATGCTCCAGACACTGCTGCAGCGAGCGCTTGGGATGCGATGTCGGCACCTGATCCAGGCAGCATTCGGCAATGAGCCGGCCGCCGCGGTCGATCTGGTCGAGATTGCCGTAGACGAGGCCGAGCCGGCGGATGTCGCCGTCCAGGAAAGGCCGCTGCAACAGGGCGAGGTGATTCTCGTACCAGAGGTCGTCCTGATCCAGCAGCGCGATATGGGAGCAGGCCGTCTCGCGGATCGCCAGATTGCGGGCCGAGGACTGGCCGCCGTTCGGCTTGTTCAGCAGGCGGACGGGATGATGCCGCGCAATCTCTTCAACGATCCCGGGGCCCTCATCGGTGGAGCCGTCATTGACGACGATCACCTCATCCGGCGGGCGGGTCTGGTTGAGAACGCTTCGGAGCGCATCGGCGATGAAGGGCGCGCCATTATAAAGTGGGATGACCGCGGCAATCGATATGGACAAACGCCGACATCCCTTCCAGCGCCCGATTTTCCCGGGCATCGCCCCTGCACATCCTATTACCCAAGGGAATCGTGACCGTCAAAAACGCTATTCAAATGGGCCGGATACGCGTGGCGTCATCGCCATTGTGAATGGCGATGGAGATGCGGAAGCTGTGGGCCATCCGCTCGGCATGGGCGATGGCCTGCTGTGCGGCGGCGGGCGGCAGGACCTCGAGGGCGGTCGGCCGGAACAGGGCGAGCCAGCGCGCGAACTGCGCCTCGCCCGCATCGCTGCCGAGCGCGAGGTGCGGGGGCAGGGGACGGCCCTCGTACCGGCCGGACTTCAGCAGCACCGAGGACCAGAAGTCGCACATCCTGGCGAGATGGACGGGCCAGGCATCCCCGGCGATGCGGCCGCCGAAGATGGGGCCGAGCAGGGCGTCCGTCTGCACGCGCGCATAGAAGGTGTGAACCAGGCGGCGGACCCCCGCCTCGTCAAGGCCTTCGGGATGGGCTCCCTGAGATGTCGGGGAGGGGGTATCAGGTGCCGTCATTGCATTGTGCTTCCTGGCTGCCCTGTGGGCGCCACTGCGGTGGCCTCCGGCAAGGGTCAGCCCATGAAGGAAAGTCCACGCCGCGGGTCGGTGCGGGACACTCCCGCCGCAACGCGTCCGGAACCATGCGACTTGCGGCCACATGAACGCGCCGGCCCGCGCGCCGTTGCCCATCGGCGCCTTGCAAAAGGGGCGGCAATATGGCTCTTGAGCCCGACGGCACGGGACACGCCTCCGCTGAGCGCCCCGGGCCAAGGGGATGGCCGGAGACGGGAAAATGATCGATTACGTCGAGCTGCGCCGCGGCATGGTGGATAGCCAGGTGCGCACCAACAACGTCACCGACCCGGGCATCGTCGGTGCGATGCTCGAAATCCCCCGCGAGCTTTTCGTCCCCGCCCAGCTCAAGTCGCTCGCCTATATCGACGACGACCTCGCCCTCACCAGCGGCAGCCCCCCGCGCTACCTCATCGAGCCGATGATCCTCGCGCGCCTCATCCAGCAGGCGGACGTGCAGGAGCACGACCACGTGCTCGATATCGGCGGCGGCACCGGCTATTCGGCGGCCGTGCTCTCGCGCCTTGCCCAGCAGGTGGTGGCCGTCGAGGAGGACGCCGGCCTCGCCGCGACGGCCACGACGACCCTCGCCGACATCGGCGTCGCCAATGTCGCGGTCATGCAGGGACCGCTGAACGCCGGATGGAAGGCGGAAGCCCCCTACGACCTGATCCTCCTCAACGGATCGGTGGACGAGGTTCCGGCCGCTCTGTTCGACCAGATGAAGGAGGGCGGCCGCCTCGTCGCCGTGGTCGGTCACGGCGGTGCCGGAAAGGCCTGTGTGTTTACCAAGGTGGCAGGTTCCGTGAGCGAGCGGGTCGCCTTCAACGCGGCCGTTCCGCCGCTCCCCGGCTTCAAAGCCGCGCCGCGCTTCACTTTCTGAGCACTGTGGCGCGTTTGCAGCGGTAGGCTGAAAACGCCGCCGGGATCGAACCGATCGGTTTCGGATCGGGATCAGGATCGATATCTTACCGAAAAGTTACCGCGCGGCAGAGTCGGTGCGGCGAGTCTGCATGGCCGTGTCGGATCGGGAGATTGGGATGTCGGTTGCAAAGCGCATTCGCCTCAGCGGTGTTGCATGTTTGGCGGGCGTTGGTGTCTTTGCTTTGGCCATGGGTGGTGCGTCGGCCCAGTCGCTGGATCAGGCGCTGGCCATGGCCTACACCAACAACCCCACGCTGAACGCCCAGCGCGCCGGCACGCGCGCCACGGACGAGACCGTGCCCCAGGCGCTGTCGGGCTATCGCCCCACCCTGAACGCCACCGCGCAGGCCGGCCCGGAATATGCCAAGCAGCAGGCTTCGGGCGTGAAGACCAACGGCTGGCTCTGGCCCCGGGCGTTCGCGCTCAATGCCGCCTACACGCTGTTCAACGGGTTCGTGACCGCGAACCAGACCCGCAATGCCGAATCGCAGGTGCGCGGTTCGCGGGAGACGCTGCGCAACACCGAGCAGTCGGTGATGCTGAATGGCGTCACGGCCTATATGAACGTCATCCAGGCGATCGCTCTTCTGGACCTGCAGAACCAGAGCCTCGCTGCCTTCCAGCAGGAATTGCGCGCCACGCGCGACCGCTTCAACGTGGGTGAGGTGACCCGCACCGACGTGGCCCAGGCCGAGGCCCGGGTGGCGGACGCCCAGTATCAGGTGAGCCAGGCGGTGGCGAACCTCTCCACGGCGAAGGCGAACTACCGGCAGGTCATCGGCGTGGAGCCGGGCAAGCTCACGACTCCGCGCCCCATCGAGGGCACGCTGCCGCCCTCCGTGGACAAGGTGATCGCCACCGGCCTCAGCAATCATCCGGCCGTGAAGGCTTCGGAATTTGCCGTGGATGCGGCCATGTTCCAGGTGAAGGTCGCCGAGGGTGGCCTGATGCCGAACCTCTCGCTGCAGGGGCAGCTCTCGCAGTCCTACGACCAGAACTTCTCGGTGGATTCCCAGAGCGGGGCGGCGGTTACGCTCAATCTCTCGGTGCCGATCTACCAGGGTGGCGTCGAATACGCGAACATCCGTCAGGCCAAGGAACTGCTCACGCAGGCGCGCATCGAGGTGGATGTGAACCGCGACACCATCCGTGCGCAGGCGGTTCAGTATTGGGGCGCGCTCCAGGCCGCGAAGGCCCAGATCCAGGCGGCGCAGGCCTCCGTGGCCGCCAACACGCTGGCGCTGGAAGGTGTTCGCGAGGAATGGCGCGTGGGCCAGCGCACCACGACGGACGTCCTGAACGCGCAGCGTGACCTGACCAACTCGCAATCGTCCCTCGTCGTCGCCCAGCGCGACCGGGTGGTCGCCGCTTATGCGCTGGTCTCGACCGTCGGCCGGCTCGACGCCCTCTCGCTCGGCCTGAAGGTGAATTATTACGACCCGCGCGTGCACTACAATCAGGTGCGCGACAGCTGGGCCGGTGTCCGCACACCGGACGGTAAATAATACCGGTAGCCGCCCCACGTCTGTTCTTGCTGCCAACTGGGGCGGTGCCATACTCCTCTGATAGATAGTGATTCTCGCCGTCGGCATCGGCTGCGAGGCCATCCGCTCACGGATCGCCTCGCTCGGCCATGTTCGTCGGCCCGTCTTCGACCGGGGTCGGGACATGGCTGCAAGCCCCAAGGCGCAGGAACCGTCGATGGAAGAGATTCTGGCTTCCATCCGCCGCATCATGGCGGATGACGAGCAGCCGGCGCAGCATGCCGAGCCGCCCCACCGCCGCAGCGAGCCGCCGCACCCGGGCGAGACGCGGACCCGGCGTCCACCTGAGCCTCGCGTGGTTGCCCAGCGGCAGGCGCCGCTTGAGCCTCCGCCGGTCCCGCGCCGTTCCGTCCCTCCGCACGATGCGGCCCCTGCCGCGCCGGCAGGCTATGCGGCGCAGCAGAGGCCGGCCCCCAGTCCAGCCCCCACTGGCCGTGGAAATGGGGAACGTCTGCCTTCGGCCGCGGCCGAGAGAGCGCAGCGTGCGTGGCTGGACGAGCAGGACGAAGCGGTTTTCGCCGAAGCGGCTGATGCGTTGCGGCAAGTTCAGCGCGAGCATCAAGTTCAGCGCGAGCATCACGCCGAGGCGCCCCGTCCCGCGCGGCCGATGGCCCAGCAACCCTATCCCCATCACCCAGCCGAGGCGACGGACGAGCGCCACGCCGCCCCCACCGCAGCTCCCGCGGCCCAGCCGCGCGCGATGCGTCCCCAGCCGGCCGCTGCCGCCTTCGAGGATCGTGCGGGCCAGCCCGCGAACGAGCCTGCCGGGGAGGCCGTGCGCCGTCGCGATCTGCTCTCGGCCAATGCGGATGCCGCCGTGATGGCCGCCTTCCGCAATCTCGGCGATGTGCTGCTGCCGCAGAAGGAGCGGACGGTGGAGGATCTGGTGAAGGAGATCCTGCGCCCCATGCTCAAGGACTGGCTGGACGCCAACCTCCCGACCATCGTCGAGGATCTGGTGCGCGCCGAGATCGAGCGCGTCGCCCGCCGCCAGCGCTAGAACACGGCGATCTGATTGCGTCGCAGTCAGATCGGTTACCGCGCTCTCGTTCTTAGGTTGAGAGGGCGATTCACCGTTCAAGTCGTTTCCAGCTTGATCGGATCGCTCTAGACCTGCGGGTCCGCCACTCACCTCTCTTTCCATTCCCGTGCGGGCGGTGTGTTGACGCCGGACCGCGCGTCCGGCTTAAACGCCCGCTGACCCGTTCCGACCACAGCGGACGCGGAGCCGGCCCGGCGCGCTGCGCCGGCGGCGGCCGAGCGGCACCGCGGAGTCCCGTTCATGCTGGAAAAAGTCTTCGATCCCGCCGCCGTTGAAGAGCGCATCGCCGATCGCTGGGAAAATGCCGGCGCATTCCGCTGCGGCCGCCCCGAGCGCAAGGACGCGGAAGGCTTCTCCATCGTCATCCCGCCGCCCAACGTCACCGGCTCCCTGCACATGGGCCATGCGCTCAACAACACGCTGCAGGACGTGCTGGCGCGGTTCGAGCGCATGCGCGGCAAGGACGTGCTCTGGCAACCCGGTACAGACCATGCCGGCATCGCCACCCAGATGGTGGTGGAGCGCCAGCTCGCCGCCCAGAAGCTGCCGGGCCGGCGCGATCTCGGCCGCGAGGCCTTCATCGAGAAGGTGTGGGCGTGGAAGGCCGAATCGGGCGGCACCATCGTCGACCAGCTGAAGAAGCTCGGCGCCTCCTGCGACTGGTCGCGCGAGCGCTTCACCATGGACGAGGGGCTCTCCCGCGCCGTCCTCAAGGTGTTCGTCCAGCTCTTTCGCGAGGGGCTGATCTACAAGGACAAGCGCCTCGTCAACTGGGACCCCAAGCTCATCACCGCCATCTCGGACCTCGAGGTGCTGCAGGTGGAGGTGAAGGGCAATCTCTGGCACCTGCGCTATCCCATCGAGGGCGAGAAGGACCGCTTCATCGTCGTCGCCACGACCCGTCCCGAGACCATGCTTGGCGATACGGCCGTGGCGGTGCATCCGGACGACGAGCGCTATCGCGACCTTATCGGCAAAAACGTCATCCTGCCGCTGCTGGGTCGGCGCATTCCCATCGTGGCGGATGAGTATTCCGACCCGGAGAAGGGCTCCGGCGCGGTGAAGATCACCCCCGCGCACGATTTCAACGACTTCGAGGTCGGCCGCCGGCACGACCTGCCGATGATCAACGTGCTCGACGCCGAGGCGCGGATCGACCCGCAGGGCATCCAGGACGACTACGCCGAGCGTCCCGAGGCCTATGTGGACCTGCCGGACGCCGCGGGCGTGCTCACGCACCTCGCGGGCATGGACCGCTTCGCCGCGCGCAAGCACATCGTCGAGCTGCTCACCTCGCTGGAGCTGCTGGAGACCATTGAGCCGCACACCCACATGGTGCCGCACGGCGACCGCTCCAACGTGGTCATCGAGCCGTGGCTGACCGACCAGTGGTACGTGGACGCCAAGACCCTCGCCCAGCCGGCGCTGGCGGCGGTGCGCGAGGGGCGCACCACCTTCGTGCCGAAGAACTGGGAGAAGACCTATT
The nucleotide sequence above comes from Xanthobacter flavus. Encoded proteins:
- a CDS encoding TolC family outer membrane protein gives rise to the protein MGGASAQSLDQALAMAYTNNPTLNAQRAGTRATDETVPQALSGYRPTLNATAQAGPEYAKQQASGVKTNGWLWPRAFALNAAYTLFNGFVTANQTRNAESQVRGSRETLRNTEQSVMLNGVTAYMNVIQAIALLDLQNQSLAAFQQELRATRDRFNVGEVTRTDVAQAEARVADAQYQVSQAVANLSTAKANYRQVIGVEPGKLTTPRPIEGTLPPSVDKVIATGLSNHPAVKASEFAVDAAMFQVKVAEGGLMPNLSLQGQLSQSYDQNFSVDSQSGAAVTLNLSVPIYQGGVEYANIRQAKELLTQARIEVDVNRDTIRAQAVQYWGALQAAKAQIQAAQASVAANTLALEGVREEWRVGQRTTTDVLNAQRDLTNSQSSLVVAQRDRVVAAYALVSTVGRLDALSLGLKVNYYDPRVHYNQVRDSWAGVRTPDGK
- a CDS encoding glycosyltransferase family 2 protein, whose amino-acid sequence is MPGKIGRWKGCRRLSISIAAVIPLYNGAPFIADALRSVLNQTRPPDEVIVVNDGSTDEGPGIVEEIARHHPVRLLNKPNGGQSSARNLAIRETACSHIALLDQDDLWYENHLALLQRPFLDGDIRRLGLVYGNLDQIDRGGRLIAECCLDQVPTSHPKRSLQQCLEHDMFILPGASLVERQAMLDAGLFDERLSGYEDDDLFVRFYSMGVRSRFLDTAVTMWRIYPQSTSFSARMAKSRMIYFAKLIEAHPDEPRLGLYWRRDVIAPRFAKILRNEFVEASRAGDWSRVERAWADLKTVAPYMKSSVQTRMKLLGPLINATLAGRLPSLSRRLLRHTLR
- a CDS encoding group III truncated hemoglobin, with translation MTAPDTPSPTSQGAHPEGLDEAGVRRLVHTFYARVQTDALLGPIFGGRIAGDAWPVHLARMCDFWSSVLLKSGRYEGRPLPPHLALGSDAGEAQFARWLALFRPTALEVLPPAAAQQAIAHAERMAHSFRISIAIHNGDDATRIRPI
- a CDS encoding ABC transporter ATP-binding protein, giving the protein MNAKAAQQRLGPPPSSDETNAVLRRLLLSDGRKHWKGYVLAFVFMGAMAACTAGLAYLMNDAVNAIFVHPTPAAVWAVSGIVMALSIIKGASAYGQSITMARIGNRVVADNQKRAFDRLLLQDAAYFGHRHTAEITTRFTAGAAGARGALDLIVTSIGRDFLSLIMLAAVAFVQDPFLAVIALVVMPAAVLGTRKLIKKAKTIFTTGFTSGVKLSSIVMEVFQGIRTVKAYTLEPVMRDRTHKFIDDVEINANRLVRTQAKSSPLMETLGGLAIGGVILYAGYNVIELGRSPGQFFSVLTALLLAYEPAKRLSRLHVELVSHVMGARMLFDLLDAPAPDSDAPGVTALPRPRGRVEFKDVVFAYRPGENVLRGLDLLAEPGRTTALVGQSGGGKTTIINLIERFYDPQSGAVLIDDVDTRTVSRTSVRASVALVSQDVYLFSGTIRENIGFGRPGASEEEIVAAAKAAHAHPFIMGFERGYDTAVGEHGAQLSGGQRQRIAIARAFLKNAPILLLDEATAALDSESEAEVQKALAELAHERTTIVIAHRLQTVVRADRICVVEGGRVVESGTHDELIARRGRYYGFYFAQFAHEADASSSAGGAVDLGPDGDLLRA
- a CDS encoding PopZ family protein, with the translated sequence MAQQPYPHHPAEATDERHAAPTAAPAAQPRAMRPQPAAAAFEDRAGQPANEPAGEAVRRRDLLSANADAAVMAAFRNLGDVLLPQKERTVEDLVKEILRPMLKDWLDANLPTIVEDLVRAEIERVARRQR
- a CDS encoding protein-L-isoaspartate O-methyltransferase family protein yields the protein MIDYVELRRGMVDSQVRTNNVTDPGIVGAMLEIPRELFVPAQLKSLAYIDDDLALTSGSPPRYLIEPMILARLIQQADVQEHDHVLDIGGGTGYSAAVLSRLAQQVVAVEEDAGLAATATTTLADIGVANVAVMQGPLNAGWKAEAPYDLILLNGSVDEVPAALFDQMKEGGRLVAVVGHGGAGKACVFTKVAGSVSERVAFNAAVPPLPGFKAAPRFTF